The Macaca mulatta isolate MMU2019108-1 chromosome 9, T2T-MMU8v2.0, whole genome shotgun sequence genomic sequence cacacggccaACATGCATTATGTCTTATCCTCTCAATAACTTAATGAGATGTGtagtattatctccattttatagagaataaaataatctcaGGGAGActaagtaatttgtccaaaggTGAGTTCCCATGTGTCCTGACTCTGGTCCTTTACTCTTTTTTGTAccccagagtctcactctgttgcccaggtggcagtgcagtggtgcaatctcagctcaccccaaccttcgcctctcaggttcaagtgattcttatgcctcagcctcctggatagctgggattacaggcgcccaccaccacgcccagctaatgtttgtatcattagtagagatggggtttcaccatactggccaggctggtctcaaattcctgatcaggtgatctgcccatcttggcctcccaaagtgttgggattacaggcgtgagccactgcgcctggcctgatccTATACTCTTATGTgtattgttttgtgtgtgtgtgtttcttttagagggtctcactctgttgcccaggctggagtacagtgatgcagtgatagctcactgtagccttgaacccctgggctcaggcaatcctcctgcctcagtcactggagtagctaggactacagacatgtgccaccacagctggctaatttttttttttttttttttttttttttgagacagagtttcgctcttgttgcccaggctggagtgcaatggtgcaatctcaactcaccataacctccacctcccaggttcaagcgattctcctgcattggcctcccaagtagctgggattattacaagcatgtgccaccacgcttggctaattttgtatttttagtagagacggggtttctccatgttggttaggctggtctccaactcccgatctcaggtgatccacccgcctcagcctcacaaagtgttgagattacaggcgtttAGCCACCACAGGCCGAGCCATggcagtgccattgcactccagcttgggcgaccaagagcgaaactcagtctcaaaaaaaaaaaaagagagagagatggaggtctcactgttttgcccagtggtcttgaactcctgtctttaagtgatcttcctgcctcggcctgccaaagtattagattacaggtgtgaaccactgcgcccagcctaaatgcagttctttttttttttttttttttgagacttgctgtgtcgcccaggctggagtacaatgctgtgatttcagctcactgcaacctcagcctcatgggttaaagcgattctcctgcctcagcctcctgagtagctgggattacaggtgtgcgccaccacgcccagctaattttttttgtttttggtagagacagggttttaccatgttggtcaggctggtcttgaactcctgacctcatgatctgcctacctcagcctcccaaagtgctgagattacaggcctgagccaccgtgcttggcccctAAATGCAGTTCTTTACACTCAATACAATACTCATcagtcttgtttctttttttctttctttctttctttctttcttttttttttttgagacaaggtcttggtctgtcacccaagctggagtgcagtggcgtgatctcagctcactacagcctctgcctccggggttcaagcgattctcctgcctcagcctcctgagtaccagggattacaggcgtctgtcaccacacccggctaggagacggggtttctccatagaTAGTACATTGCTAAAGTAAAGAgagtgagctttttttttttttttggcaggtggaggtcttgctgtgttgctcaggctggtcatgaaATCCTGGCatccagtgatcctcctgtctcagcctcccaaagtactgagataacaggcatgagccactgtgcccagtcaaaagtgatttatttatttatttattttttggagatagagtcttactcttttttttttttttttttttttttttttgagacggagtctcgctctgtcgcccaggctggagtgcagtggtgcgatcttggctcactgcaagctccgcctcccaggtttacgccattctcctgcctcagcctcccgagtagctgggactacaggcgcctgccacctcacctggctagttttttgtattttttagtagagacggggtttcactgtgttagccaggatggtctcgatctcctgaccttgtgatctgcccgtctcagcctcccaaagtgctgggattacaggcttgagccaccgcgcccggccgagtcttactcttgttgcccaggctggagtgcagtggcgtgatctcagctcactgcaacctccgcctccttggttcaagcgattctcctgcttcagcctcccaagtagctaagattacagacgtgtgccatcacactgggctaatttttgttttagtagagagggggtttcactgatttggccaggctggtctcaaactcctgacctcttgatcagcctgtctcagcctctcaaagtgctgggattacaggcatgagccactgtgactggctgatttttttttttttttttttttttttttaggactttGGTCAATATAGATTGGTGGGCAGGGGGTTAGATGGTGCCACAAACATGATAATAGCCCAAGTTTTTTAGATCAGAAATTGGGATATCCACAAACAGAATGTTTTTCTCCTGATTTATGCATGTAGCAAAAGTTTTATGAAGATGTAACATTTATACCAAATTTAGTAATTATGTATATAACAGGCCACATTTAATGAAAGCATAACCAGGATAAAATAATTTCCTTACCCAGCTCTTTTTCTTCTACAGACACAGCAGGATGCCAATGCCTCTTCCCTCTTAGACATCTATAGCTTCTGGCTCAAGTAAGCCTTTCCTGTTCCATTTTGGCTATTTCTCCCCCAAGGTGGGCTGGGCTATGTTTCTTGGTTTGGGAAGATTACAGTCTCCTAGAAATTGGTCTAATCTACCTTAGCAGGTCTGCCAAGGCCCCAGAGCGAAAGTTACAGGCAAATGGACCAGTGGCTAAGAAAGCTAAGAAGAAGGCCTCATCCAGTGACAGTAGTGAGGACAGcagcgaggaggaggaggaagttcAAGGGCCTCCAGCAAAGAAGGCTGGTAAGGCAAAGTAGCGGGTGGGCTTGGTGGTGCCAGGAAAATAATTTACAGCCTGCTTGTTTCACATGGGTGATTCTTACTGGGACCTGTGTTTTTGTTGAGCTGTACCTGCCAAGCGAGTCGGTCTGCCTCCTGGGAAGGCTACAGCCAAAGCATcagagagcagcagcagcagtgaagagtccagtgatgatgaggaggaggaggaccaaAAGAAACAGCCTGTCCAGGTTTGCAGCTCTGGGAAGAAAAGGGGGTTTaaggattggaaaggaagaaaccaaAATCTTGGCCTCTAACTTGTAACCAAGGAGTGATGGCCGGCAATACAATAGGTGATTATGAGGAAGAAAATCTGGGGATTTTCAGAGAGCTGATAAAAATATGAGATCTGGAAGGGATTTGTGAGGTTGAGGTCAGGCTTGGAATCTAGAGGAAATTAAACCCATTCTGCTTGAGGAGTTTGGGTTCTTCTGGGACACTATTCAGGGCTCCAAGAATAAGAGAGTGTGTTTTCTTGGGAGCTTTGGCAGGATATGGCAGGAACAGGGCCAATGTATCAAGTGGCTGAACTTTGTTGTTTCTTAAGAGTTTTTTGCCCTTTCCATATCCTGTCCTTAGCTTTCTCTTGCTCTTACTGCTGCATTAAGCccctaaaaataaaaggaacatagGATGCCCTTTGGGTACCTAGAAGCTTTTGTTGATTTCTCTCCTTGTGTCTTTTCTAACAGAAGGGAGTTAAGCCCCAAGCCAAGGCAGCCAAAGCTCCTCCTAAGAAGGCCAAGAGCTCTGATTCTGATTCTGACTCAAGCTCCGAGGATGAGCCACCAAAGAACCAGAAGCCAAAGATAACACCTGTGGCAGCTAAAGCTCAGGCTAAGGCCCCTCCCAAACCAGGTACTGTTTCCGTTCCCAAGAGGCTGGGCTGGGAACCAGATTGCTCTGGGGACTGGTGTTAAAACTGCTGATTTGGCACAGGGGTGAAATGGTACTGGTTGTTGAACTGGAGGTATTGATTACTggtcttttaattttaaaggttTTACTAATAACAAGATTTCATAGGAGCTAGTAAATAGAGAAACAGTTATTGCAACaaggaaaaatgtatattttttaaaatgataccatttggtatttttttgtgaCATTTCATAGACATTTTATGTTCTTACACATCCCATTCCACTGTAACCACTTAAATATCTATTTGTTGTGCTTTTCACTGCCTTTTTTATTCTTGTACGTCATTCTATGAGACAaatgagaatttttctttttttctgtaacttgAGGGTTAGGTTATTTCTCTGAATGGAGGTTGAAGTGAAAGATTTTAGAGGGCATATTGAGATTATTTATGTCATCTTTTCTTAGTTTTATTCCTGCCATGGGATAGGAAAGGCATCCTTTGATGTGGTAAACCATGGCATTCTCCTTGATGGCTGCTCTAAACTTGAAAGAATTGGTGgactcctggccaggcacagtggctcacgcctataatcccagcactttgggaggctgaggcaggcggattgcttgaggtcaggagttcaagaccagcctggccaacatggcaaaaccttgtttctaccaaaaataaaaaaactagctgggcatggtggtgggcacctgtaatcccagctactctggaggctgaggcaggagagttgcttgaaccacTGCACACTGCTCTGTGCGACAGAgtcagagccagactccgtctcaaaagaaaaaaaaaagggggggaattGGTGGACTTCTAAGTTCTCTGCTCATAGGAAGGAGGTTTTTCATGGTCCTGACTTGCCCTATTACTccttactctttctttttcttgggtaTTCCAGCTCGAGCAGCACCTAAAGTAGCCAATGGTAAAGCAgccagtagcagcagcagcagcagcagcagtagcagtgaTGACTCAGAGGAGGAAAAGGCAGCAGCCACCCCCAAGAAGGTCTGGGCCATAACTTCGGTCAGGGAAGAGGTGACCAgggtgggatgtgtgtgtgtctccattCCCTGGCAGGATTGGTTGGATCAGCATTTTCCTGTGGTAATCAGTTTTCTTTCCAATGCAGACTGCACCTAAAAAGCAAGTTGTGGCCAAGGCCCCAGTGAAAGCAGTTGCCACCCCTCCCCAGAAGAGTTCCAGCAGTGAGGATTCCTCcagtgaggaggaagaggagcaaaaAAAACCCCTGAAAAATAAACCAGGTGACTGGACATGGAGAGTGAAGCTGTATGACTGTGGTCAGGGCCCAGCTGCAGTAATCACATGGACCTCTCCATAGAGCTGCTTGAGCGTCCTCATGACATGACAGCTAGCTTCTCCCAGTACTAGTGATCTGGGAAAGCAAGGAGGAATCTCCAGTGCCTTGTATAACTTAGACTCAGAAGTGACACCGTGTTCTGTTAGAACTGagtcattggccgggcgcggtggctcacgcctgtaatcccagcactttgggaggccgagacgggcggatcacaaggtcaggagatcgagaccatcctggctaacaaggtgaaaccccatctctactaaaaaatacaaaaaactagccgggcgaggtggcgggcgcctgtagtcccagctactcgggaggctgaggcaggagaatggcgtaaacctgggaggcggagcttgcagtgagctgagatccggccactgcaccccagcctgggcgacagagcgagattccgtctcaaaaaaaaaaaaaaaaaaaaaaaaaaaactgagtcaTGATTCTGGCCTATACTCAAGGGGAATTAAGCTTCATTTCTAGAAGAAAGTAGTATCAAAAAAATTTGTAGACATATCTTAAAACCATCATACTATCCTTTTTAAACAGGTCCCTACAGTTCAGTCCCCCCACCTTCTGCTCCCCTACCAAAGAAGTCTCTGGGAACCCAGCCTCCCAAGAAGGCTGTGGAGAAGCAGCAGCCTGTGGAAAGCAGTGAAGACAGCAGTGATGAGTCTGGTGAGTCAGAGGGATGCAGCCTCCCCTCAGTGTGGGTCTGGAGAAGGGGATGAAGAATAAGGGAGAGAGAAAGCCTTCCATCCCTCCATTGTTTTTTGCTTAAAGCAAGACAGAGCTAtggctctgtgtgtgtctttgcattctttttattgctgtcCTGGTTGGGTTGGGACTCTGGACCCAGCATAATGCTACAGGTTCTCCTCAGATTCAAGTTCTGAAGAAGAGAAGAAACCCCCAACTAAGGCAGTCGTCTCTAAAGCAACCACTAAACCACCTCCAgcaaagaaagcagcagagagttCTTCAGACAGCTCAGGTAAGGCATATGGAGGCCCTCAGTTCAGTGAAATGCTCTCAGGCAGCTGCTAAGGGCTCCCCTGAATCTGAATTGGGGAGCTGTTGATCCCATCCCTCTGTGTCTAGACTCTGACAGCTCTGAGGATGTTGAAGCTCCTTCCAAGCCAGCTGGTACCACCAAGAATTCTTCAAATAAGCCAGCTGTCACCATCAAGTCACCTGCAGCAAAGCCAGCTGCAACCCCCAAGCAATCTGTGGGCGGTGGCCAGAAGCCTCCGATGAGAAATGCTGACAGCAGCTCCAGTGAGGAAGAGAGCAGCTCCagtgaggaggagaagaaaaaaaagacggTGGCCACCACTAAGCCCAAGGCGACTGCCAAAGCAGCTCCGCCTCTGCCTGCCAAGCAGGCTCCTCAGGGTAGTAGGGACAGCAGCTCTGATTCAGACAGCTCCagcagtgaggaggaggaggaagagaagacagcTAAGTCTGCAGTTAAGAAGAAGCCACAGAAGGTAGCAGGAGGTGCAGCCCCTTCCAAGCCAGCCTCTGCAAAGAAAGGAAAGACTGAGAGCAGCAGCAGTTCTTCCTCTGATGACTccagtgaggaggaggaagagaagcccAAGGGCAAGGGCTTTCCCAGACCACAAGCCCCCAAGGCCAATGGCACCTCTGCACTGACTGCCCAGAATGGAAAAGAAGTTAAGAACAgcgaggaagaggaagaagaaaagaaaaaggcagcagTGGCAGTTTCCAAATCAGGTCTGTACCCAGTAAACATGCCCTCTGGGTTTTGTTCCCCCAAATCAGGATGGGATATACTCTTTGAGAGTAGGGTAGTGAGAGGAGGCCCACCACTGGGCTTCCAGTTGTGGAAACTGGGAGGAAGAACAGGaaactggtcttttttttttttaatagaatcttactctgtcacccaggctggggtgcaatggcatgatcacggcttgTGCAGCTTTAACTTCATGGGCTCAGGTGATgtttccaccttagcctcctgagtagctgggactacaagcatgcaccaccatgtctggctcattttttaactttctatagagacagaatctcactatattgccctggctgatctcaatttcctgggctcaagcaatcctcctaccctggcctcccaaaatgctggggttacagttgtgagccactgcacttggcctgagtctgcctttttgttttgtaggTTCATTAAAGAAGCGGAAGCAGAATGAGGCTGCCAAGGAGGCAGAGACTCCTCAGGCCAAGAAGATAAAGCTTCAGACCCCTAACACATttccaaaaaggaagaaagtaagtTATCTCACTTTCCTCTCAGGAACCAGctctttaaaagtagaaaaatctaGGATCATCTTGACAGCTCTGCCTGGCATGACCTGGcacatgtgtccatgtgtatcACTCAGAAGAGCTGTTACATGACCACTCTGTCTTTCATTTCCTACTTCATTCTTCTGTAGGGAGAAAAAAGGGCATCATCCCCATTCCGAAGGGTCAGGGAGGAGGAAATTGAGGTGGATTCACGAGTTGCAGACAATTCCTTTGATGCCAAGGTGAGAGAGAGATCTGTGCCATTCTTGAGAGGGAGGATAGGTAGTGTCAGAGGGGATAGCTCTTGGTTCAGGTTGGTGGGAATCTTCTCTGGGTTCAGGTTGCCTTGAGCAAGGAGTAGAAAGAATAAAGTGACAGGGCCCTGGCGTGGTCCTCCTCTGTGTTAATCCCCCTCTCTACTTACCAGCGAGGTGCAGCCGGAGACTGGGGAGAGCGAGCCAATCAGGTTTTGAAGTTCACCAAAGGCAAGTCCTTCCGGCATGAGAAAACCAAGAAGAAGCGGggcagctaccggggaggctcaATCTCTGTCCAGGTCAATTCCATTAAGTTTGACAGCGAGTGACCTGAGGCCATCTTTGGTGAAGCAAGGGTTATGATCGGAGACTACTCACTTTCTCCAGTGGACCTGGGAACCCTAATCTCTCTAGGTGAGGATCTCAATGAGGACAGAAGTTTAGGGTAGGTCCTAAGACTTTACAATGTAACATCCTCTCTGGTCCTTTTCTCTGTTCCTAGTTTTGTACAGACTTGTTTTTGAGTGTTGAGTAGCAGGGACAAAATAAgggaatgttatttttaaagaaaattcattttcattgttgtCTCCTTACTTTTCTGTGAAAGTCCTCATACTGagaaatttgtatattttatattaaatcatTTCCTATTGATTTTTGTTGTGATTTTCAAAGGTGGATTCCCACAGATAAAATCTTGGCTGTTGCCCAAAACATAGTAAAGGGTCAGGTGTGACTTTTTATAATTGGAAGAAAATTCTGCCTTTGTGAGTGCACATGTCCACAtttcatccctccttccctcaaaAGCCTAGAGAGGGGCATTAAAGAATTATTGATGTATATGCAATGTCTGTTAAGCATGCAGTAtgtatttcatcttcatttattGGGTCTGGGACTGAAGTTTTTAGCCAGCATGGACCTGACCTACTTTTTGGGATAAAATTCACTGTTTTGTTACAGGCAGAATTCTGGTGTGGCATGTGCCATGGGGTCAtactgaatacattttttttctgtaattttatcaTTACATGATGTTTGCAAAAcatgctttgttttttaatttgaaagcAAACTTTTCTACTGTTGAAAGACATTTTTTGACAACTTCACCCTTCCTAGTATTGAGTACTAAGTTGAGGACTGCATCTTCTCGTTTTTTTACAGTATAGAGAACAAAATGACATTAGTTTGAAAAATACATATCACTTGGTATCGCTGTCTTGGTTGCAGTGGTGATACAGAATTGGTTTCATTAATTCCTATATGGTTGGGAATCACTGATCaagaaagtgggggaaaaaaaaaacgtTAAAACCTCAATCCTCAGTAGAAAGGTAGATTACATTAGGTGAAATTGTAGGTAATTATATATGTGCTAATGGGGTTGGAAAGAACCTTACAGAGCATATTACCTGATAAACTTGAGTGGAGTGGGTTTGGGAGAACAAACTAATAGGATTATTGTGTCTCGTAGTTGGTACCTGGGAGCAATTGACATGCCCCCTTCAGAACCTTAACTGTTAGTAACAGTGGCTGTAACAACACAAACCAGTGACCAGAGATAGAGCTCTTAGGTCAAGCTGGCCTGACGGTATGGCTGAAGGAAGTGACTGAGCAGTGGTGGTACTCAGCCAGACCAAGATGGAGAGGGAAGAGTCCACAGCTTTCTGGAGGCTAAGGCGTTCTGGTGGTAGAAAAGTGTGCCCCAAGCCTTCATGGATGAGTTACAGGTCTTAAAATTAGTCTCCTCTTGTTTGGATTCCATACTTGCTAAATAACCTGATAATAACCTGGTTTTCCATGTTAACTGCCTCTAGGAAGAAAATGTACTGTTCATGCTGACACAGATATTTCAGTCTGCATGGTAAAAGTTCTACATCTTACTACAAAATAATAAACTGGCTGGTTTATAATGTGTCTTGGGAGTTTTATTATTGTGAGTCTAAACCCCTACCACACCCTACTCAAACCAGAAAAACTTTGGTGCCAGTTATAGGGGTCTGGACCTGTGATTTCACTGCAGAGGCTTTTTGGCAGCAGCTTGCAGGGTTTTCTTGGCCACAGCTTGTCTCACGGTGCCTTTTCCAGGCTATATTCTAGCCTGTGCATAGTCCAAATTGGGGGTTGGCAAAATGGCCTATGGGTCAAATCCAGCCCATGGCTTGTTTTTATATTACCTAGgaactaagaatggtttttacatttgtaaaggtcttttaaaaagagagaatatgtGACAGAGATCTTATcaatggcccacaaagcctacgATATTTAGGATGTGGCCCTTTACAGAAGAAGTTTGCCAATTCCTGGTCTAAATCAGCAATTCCGAAGACATCAGCTGAaaattagaatcatctggggaaCTTAGAAATATGGatatttgcaaatcaaaaccacaaagagataccatctcacaccagttagaatgaccatcattaaaaagtcaggaaacaagtgctggagaggatgtggagaaataggaacacttttacactgttggtgggactgtaaactagttcaaccattgtggaacacagtgtggtgactcctcaaggatctagaactagaaataccatttgacccagccatcccattacttggtatatacccaaaggattataaatcatgctgctatataaagacacatgcacacatatgtttattgtggcactattcacaataggaaagacttggaagcaacccaaatgtccatcgatggatagactggattaagaaaatgtggcacatatacaccatggaatactatgcagccataaaaaaggaagagtttgtgtcctttgtagggacatggatgaagctcgaaaccatcattcttagcaaactatcgcaaggacagaaaaccaaaccctgcatgttctcactcacaggtgggaattgaacaatgagaacacttggacacaccagggcctgttgtggggtggggggaggggggagggagagcattaggagatatacctaatgtaaatgagttaatgggtgcagcacaccaacatggcacatgtatacatatgtaacctgcacattgtgcacatgtaccctagaacttaaagtataataaaaaaataagaatcacGGATACTCGGGCCCATCCTGAGACCTATTGAGCCAGACCCTGATGCTCTCTGGTGAGGCCTGGGAACTAGGGTATTttaaagctcccaggtgattctagtgAACAGCCAGAGTTGAAAACTGCGTATCTAAAGAGTATTTGAAAAGAAGTGAATTGGTATTTCCCACCTTCATGCTTCCATTTTCAAATATActtgttaaaaataatagtataggCCGGCTgcggcggctgacgcctgtaattgaagcactttgggaggccaaggcaggcagatcacaaggtcaggagattgagaccatcctggctaacacggtgaaaccccgtctctactaaaaaatacaaaagttagccaggcgtggtggcgggcgcctgcaatcccagctattccagaggctgaggcaggagaatggcgggtgaacccaggaggcggaggttgcagtgagctgagatcgcactccagcctgggtgactaaaaatacaaaaaatacaaaaattagctgggcgtggtggcacacgcctgtaatcccagctacttgggaggccaaggcaggagaattgcttgaagccaggaggcagaggttgcagtgagctgagatcatgccactacactccagcctggcgacagcaagactctgtctcaaaaattaagaaaaaaaaaaaattaatctcagCCCTGTTTCCTGGAACCTGCTTCTGTGTCTCCTTCCAGACAGTTTCTAGGTATGTGCTACTATATGCGtcctcccctcctttttttcctgGTACAAACGGGGCAGTTCGTCACATGCAGTTTTGCAATTTCAGAGCGCATTTCATAGAACACAGCAgctcatttttaatggctgcatggtactccattttaagttatttaaattaGTACTTTAGGGCAGAAGTTTACGTTAAGTATTTTGCTTTTACAAATAGTGTTACACTGGATAGTCTTATACATGAGACTGAGTATCTGTATGTTTTTATGTAGGAAATATTC encodes the following:
- the NOLC1 gene encoding nucleolar and coiled-body phosphoprotein 1 isoform X6; translation: MTTKLQALTCLGFQTQQDANASSLLDIYSFWLNRSAKAPERKLQANGPVAKKAKKKASSSDSSEDSSEEEEEVQGPPAKKAAVPAKRVGLPPGKATAKASESSSSSEESSDDEEEEDQKKQPVQKGVKPQAKAAKAPPKKAKSSDSDSDSSSEDEPPKNQKPKITPVAAKAQAKAPPKPARAAPKVANGKAASSSSSSSSSSSDDSEEEKAAATPKKTAPKKQVVAKAPVKAVATPPQKSSSSEDSSSEEEEEQKKPLKNKPGPYSSVPPPSAPLPKKSLGTQPPKKAVEKQQPVESSEDSSDESDSSSEEEKKPPTKAVVSKATTKPPPAKKAAESSSDSSDSDSSEDVEAPSKPAGTTKNSSNKPAVTIKSPAAKPAATPKQSVGGGQKPPMRNADSSSSEEESSSSEEEKKKKTVATTKPKATAKAAPPLPAKQAPQGSRDSSSDSDSSSSEEEEEEKTAKSAVKKKPQKVAGGAAPSKPASAKKGKTESSSSSSSDDSSEEEEEKPKGKGFPRPQAPKANGTSALTAQNGKEVKNSEEEEEEKKKAAVAVSKSGSLKKRKQNEAAKEAETPQAKKIKLQTPNTFPKRKKGEKRASSPFRRVREEEIEVDSRVADNSFDAKRGAAGDWGERANQVLKFTKGKSFRHEKTKKKRGSYRGGSISVQVNSIKFDSE
- the NOLC1 gene encoding nucleolar and coiled-body phosphoprotein 1 isoform X7; this encodes MTTKLQALTCLGFQTQQDANASSLLDIYSFWLKSAKAPERKLQANGPVAKKAKKKASSSDSSEDSSEEEEEVQGPPAKKAAVPAKRVGLPPGKATAKASESSSSSEESSDDEEEEDQKKQPVQKGVKPQAKAAKAPPKKAKSSDSDSDSSSEDEPPKNQKPKITPVAAKAQAKAPPKPARAAPKVANGKAASSSSSSSSSSSDDSEEEKAAATPKKTAPKKQVVAKAPVKAVATPPQKSSSSEDSSSEEEEEQKKPLKNKPGPYSSVPPPSAPLPKKSLGTQPPKKAVEKQQPVESSEDSSDESDSSSEEEKKPPTKAVVSKATTKPPPAKKAAESSSDSSDSDSSEDVEAPSKPAGTTKNSSNKPAVTIKSPAAKPAATPKQSVGGGQKPPMRNADSSSSEEESSSSEEEKKKKTVATTKPKATAKAAPPLPAKQAPQGSRDSSSDSDSSSSEEEEEEKTAKSAVKKKPQKVAGGAAPSKPASAKKGKTESSSSSSSDDSSEEEEEKPKGKGFPRPQAPKANGTSALTAQNGKEVKNSEEEEEEKKKAAVAVSKSGSLKKRKQNEAAKEAETPQAKKIKLQTPNTFPKRKKGEKRASSPFRRVREEEIEVDSRVADNSFDAKRGAAGDWGERANQVLKFTKGKSFRHEKTKKKRGSYRGGSISVQVNSIKFDSE
- the NOLC1 gene encoding nucleolar and coiled-body phosphoprotein 1 isoform X1, translated to MADAGLRRVVPSDLYPLVLGFLRDNQLSEVANKFAKATGATQQDANASSLLDIYSFWLNRSAKAPERKLQANGPVAKKAKKKASSSDSSEDSSEEEEEVQGPPAKKAAVPAKRVGLPPGKATAKASESSSSSEESSDDEEEEDQKKQPVQKGVKPQAKAAKAPPKKAKSSDSDSDSSSEDEPPKNQKPKITPVAAKAQAKAPPKPARAAPKVANGKAASSSSSSSSSSSDDSEEEKAAATPKKVWAITSVREETAPKKQVVAKAPVKAVATPPQKSSSSEDSSSEEEEEQKKPLKNKPGPYSSVPPPSAPLPKKSLGTQPPKKAVEKQQPVESSEDSSDESDSSSEEEKKPPTKAVVSKATTKPPPAKKAAESSSDSSDSDSSEDVEAPSKPAGTTKNSSNKPAVTIKSPAAKPAATPKQSVGGGQKPPMRNADSSSSEEESSSSEEEKKKKTVATTKPKATAKAAPPLPAKQAPQGSRDSSSDSDSSSSEEEEEEKTAKSAVKKKPQKVAGGAAPSKPASAKKGKTESSSSSSSDDSSEEEEEKPKGKGFPRPQAPKANGTSALTAQNGKEVKNSEEEEEEKKKAAVAVSKSGSLKKRKQNEAAKEAETPQAKKIKLQTPNTFPKRKKGEKRASSPFRRVREEEIEVDSRVADNSFDAKRGAAGDWGERANQVLKFTKGKSFRHEKTKKKRGSYRGGSISVQVNSIKFDSE
- the NOLC1 gene encoding nucleolar and coiled-body phosphoprotein 1 isoform X3, giving the protein MADAGLRRVVPSDLYPLVLGFLRDNQLSEVANKFAKATGATQQDANASSLLDIYSFWLNRSAKAPERKLQANGPVAKKAKKKASSSDSSEDSSEEEEEVQGPPAKKAAVPAKRVGLPPGKATAKASESSSSSEESSDDEEEEDQKKQPVQKGVKPQAKAAKAPPKKAKSSDSDSDSSSEDEPPKNQKPKITPVAAKAQAKAPPKPARAAPKVANGKAASSSSSSSSSSSDDSEEEKAAATPKKTAPKKQVVAKAPVKAVATPPQKSSSSEDSSSEEEEEQKKPLKNKPGPYSSVPPPSAPLPKKSLGTQPPKKAVEKQQPVESSEDSSDESDSSSEEEKKPPTKAVVSKATTKPPPAKKAAESSSDSSDSDSSEDVEAPSKPAGTTKNSSNKPAVTIKSPAAKPAATPKQSVGGGQKPPMRNADSSSSEEESSSSEEEKKKKTVATTKPKATAKAAPPLPAKQAPQGSRDSSSDSDSSSSEEEEEEKTAKSAVKKKPQKVAGGAAPSKPASAKKGKTESSSSSSSDDSSEEEEEKPKGKGFPRPQAPKANGTSALTAQNGKEVKNSEEEEEEKKKAAVAVSKSGSLKKRKQNEAAKEAETPQAKKIKLQTPNTFPKRKKGEKRASSPFRRVREEEIEVDSRVADNSFDAKRGAAGDWGERANQVLKFTKGKSFRHEKTKKKRGSYRGGSISVQVNSIKFDSE
- the NOLC1 gene encoding nucleolar and coiled-body phosphoprotein 1 isoform X2; this translates as MADAGLRRVVPSDLYPLVLGFLRDNQLSEVANKFAKATGATQQDANASSLLDIYSFWLKSAKAPERKLQANGPVAKKAKKKASSSDSSEDSSEEEEEVQGPPAKKAAVPAKRVGLPPGKATAKASESSSSSEESSDDEEEEDQKKQPVQKGVKPQAKAAKAPPKKAKSSDSDSDSSSEDEPPKNQKPKITPVAAKAQAKAPPKPARAAPKVANGKAASSSSSSSSSSSDDSEEEKAAATPKKVWAITSVREETAPKKQVVAKAPVKAVATPPQKSSSSEDSSSEEEEEQKKPLKNKPGPYSSVPPPSAPLPKKSLGTQPPKKAVEKQQPVESSEDSSDESDSSSEEEKKPPTKAVVSKATTKPPPAKKAAESSSDSSDSDSSEDVEAPSKPAGTTKNSSNKPAVTIKSPAAKPAATPKQSVGGGQKPPMRNADSSSSEEESSSSEEEKKKKTVATTKPKATAKAAPPLPAKQAPQGSRDSSSDSDSSSSEEEEEEKTAKSAVKKKPQKVAGGAAPSKPASAKKGKTESSSSSSSDDSSEEEEEKPKGKGFPRPQAPKANGTSALTAQNGKEVKNSEEEEEEKKKAAVAVSKSGSLKKRKQNEAAKEAETPQAKKIKLQTPNTFPKRKKGEKRASSPFRRVREEEIEVDSRVADNSFDAKRGAAGDWGERANQVLKFTKGKSFRHEKTKKKRGSYRGGSISVQVNSIKFDSE